A single genomic interval of Lentimicrobium saccharophilum harbors:
- a CDS encoding efflux RND transporter permease subunit, whose translation MSLSSMSIRRPVLATVMSIVIVLFGFIGLYSVGVREYPSVDPPIVSISTSYVGASAEVIESQITEPLEESVNGIAGIRTLTSTSRDGRSNIRVEFDLEVDLETAANDVRDKVSAAMRNLPPDADPPVVTKADADASPIIFVNIKSEQRSLLELNEIAERTFKERLQTIPGVSQIQIWGSRRYSMRLWMDPAKLTAFGLTPIDVRNALQRENVELPSGRIEGRTIELTVRTMGRLETPEDFNNLILKQEGDNIVRFRDVGFAELWPENDRSILRRDGIPMVGNVIVPQPGSNHIDIADEFYRRLEHIKKDLPEDITVGIGFDTTEFIRESIKEVEQSIYLAFVLVVLIIFLFLRDWRTTIIPVIVIPISLVGSFFIMYMAGFSINVLTLLGVVLAIGLVVDDAIVVLENIYTKIEKGMPPVQAGIQGSAEIFFAVIATTIALATVFLPVIFLEGITGRLFREFGIVLAGSVIISSFVALTLTPMLSSRILKHREKHNYIYNVTEPFFVRLNKAYSNSLNWFLRHKWLAWAISAGAVVMILGLGSLLQSELAPVEDRSGLRLVASAPEGITFEFMDAYMQEVSNMVQEKVPEARAVISITSPGWSGGTNSGFIRIRLDNPDKRKRSQQEIAAGLSAEARKYSAARAYVAQDQSIGGGGGGLPVQYVIQAPNLDKLKKILPEFMAEVQKSDKFDFADLNLRFNKPEVRVNINREKARIAGVSVLDIAQTLQLGLSGQRFGYFIMDGRQYQVIGLMERPYRSQPLDLRALTVRNNQGQMLQLDNFVTLTEDVNPPQLFRYNRFVSATVSANPASGLTIGDGIAEMDRIAAKVLDDTYSTSLSGASKDFAESSSSLVFAFILALVLIYLVLSAQFESFRDPFIIMFTVPLALAGAVLTLWYFGLTLNIFSQIGVIMLIGLVTKNGILIVEFANQRKAAGLPRMQAISEAAVSRFRPILMTSLSTILGAVPIALALGAGSASRVSMGTAIIGGLTFSTLLTLYVVPAMYDYISGLTRTVSNVADLQETTGNPTEKD comes from the coding sequence ATGAGCCTTTCATCCATGAGCATCCGCAGGCCTGTCCTGGCCACGGTCATGTCCATTGTGATCGTGCTGTTCGGGTTTATAGGCCTTTATTCGGTAGGGGTAAGGGAGTATCCGAGTGTGGATCCGCCCATCGTCAGCATCAGCACTTCTTATGTTGGCGCCAGTGCCGAAGTTATTGAATCACAGATCACCGAGCCGCTGGAAGAATCGGTAAACGGCATTGCAGGGATCCGGACCCTTACATCCACCAGCCGTGATGGAAGGAGTAATATCAGGGTGGAATTCGACCTGGAAGTGGATCTGGAAACTGCTGCCAACGATGTGCGCGACAAGGTTTCGGCAGCCATGCGCAACCTGCCCCCCGATGCGGACCCACCGGTGGTTACAAAGGCTGATGCCGATGCAAGCCCCATTATATTTGTAAATATCAAAAGTGAGCAGCGCAGCCTGCTCGAGCTGAATGAAATCGCTGAACGTACCTTTAAGGAAAGGTTGCAGACCATTCCCGGTGTCAGCCAGATTCAGATATGGGGCTCAAGACGCTATTCTATGCGGCTCTGGATGGATCCTGCCAAGCTCACCGCCTTTGGACTTACGCCAATAGATGTGCGTAACGCCTTACAACGCGAAAATGTGGAGTTGCCTTCGGGCCGGATTGAGGGAAGAACCATAGAACTGACGGTAAGGACCATGGGCAGGCTTGAGACTCCGGAAGATTTTAACAATCTGATCCTGAAACAGGAAGGCGATAATATCGTCAGGTTCCGTGATGTGGGATTTGCAGAGTTGTGGCCTGAAAACGACCGTTCTATCCTCCGAAGGGATGGGATACCCATGGTCGGGAATGTCATCGTACCCCAACCCGGATCCAATCATATCGACATCGCGGATGAGTTTTACCGTCGCCTCGAACATATCAAGAAAGACCTTCCCGAAGATATTACCGTGGGAATCGGATTTGATACCACTGAGTTTATCAGGGAATCCATTAAAGAAGTCGAACAGTCAATATACCTGGCCTTTGTCCTGGTTGTTTTGATTATTTTCCTTTTCCTCCGCGACTGGCGCACGACCATTATTCCGGTGATCGTGATCCCGATATCGCTGGTAGGCTCGTTCTTTATCATGTATATGGCTGGTTTTTCCATCAATGTGCTTACCCTGCTGGGAGTGGTGCTGGCCATCGGTCTGGTGGTGGATGATGCCATTGTGGTACTGGAGAATATCTATACGAAAATTGAAAAGGGGATGCCACCCGTGCAGGCGGGCATTCAGGGTTCTGCAGAAATTTTCTTTGCTGTGATTGCGACGACCATTGCACTGGCAACGGTTTTCCTGCCGGTAATTTTCCTCGAAGGAATTACCGGGCGGCTATTCAGGGAGTTCGGAATTGTGCTGGCCGGGTCGGTGATTATTTCTTCATTTGTTGCGCTTACGCTCACCCCCATGCTCTCTTCAAGGATTCTTAAGCACCGCGAGAAGCACAATTATATATACAATGTTACCGAACCGTTTTTTGTACGGCTCAATAAGGCTTACAGCAATTCACTCAACTGGTTTCTGAGGCATAAATGGCTGGCGTGGGCCATCAGTGCAGGTGCGGTCGTGATGATACTCGGGCTCGGAAGCCTGTTGCAGTCTGAACTTGCGCCTGTCGAAGACCGTTCCGGACTCCGCCTTGTGGCATCTGCTCCTGAGGGGATCACCTTTGAGTTTATGGATGCCTATATGCAGGAAGTGTCAAATATGGTGCAGGAGAAAGTTCCTGAAGCCAGGGCGGTCATCAGCATCACATCACCCGGGTGGAGCGGGGGTACCAACTCCGGCTTTATCAGGATACGGCTCGATAATCCTGATAAACGCAAGCGAAGCCAGCAGGAGATCGCTGCCGGTTTGTCAGCAGAGGCCCGCAAATACTCGGCAGCACGTGCTTATGTAGCACAGGATCAGTCTATTGGAGGCGGTGGTGGAGGCTTGCCGGTACAGTACGTGATTCAGGCGCCAAACCTGGATAAACTCAAGAAGATTTTGCCGGAATTTATGGCCGAAGTCCAGAAAAGTGATAAATTCGACTTTGCCGACCTGAACCTGCGTTTCAATAAGCCTGAAGTCAGGGTTAATATCAACCGCGAAAAGGCCAGGATTGCCGGTGTTTCTGTTCTCGATATCGCCCAGACCCTTCAGCTCGGGTTGAGTGGCCAGCGGTTCGGGTATTTTATCATGGATGGCAGGCAGTATCAGGTAATCGGGCTGATGGAACGGCCATATCGCAGCCAGCCCCTTGACCTGCGTGCTTTGACGGTACGTAACAACCAGGGACAAATGCTGCAGCTCGACAATTTTGTCACACTTACCGAAGATGTCAATCCACCGCAGTTGTTCCGCTATAACCGTTTTGTATCGGCAACAGTCTCTGCAAATCCCGCCAGCGGCCTGACCATCGGTGATGGCATCGCCGAGATGGACAGGATAGCCGCCAAGGTGCTGGACGACACCTATTCCACCTCACTTTCGGGCGCTTCGAAGGATTTTGCCGAAAGCTCTTCCAGTCTGGTGTTTGCCTTTATCCTTGCATTGGTCCTTATATACCTGGTATTGTCGGCCCAGTTTGAGAGTTTCCGCGATCCGTTCATCATTATGTTTACCGTGCCGCTTGCCCTGGCCGGCGCGGTGCTTACCCTCTGGTATTTCGGTCTGACACTGAATATTTTCAGTCAGATCGGGGTGATTATGCTGATCGGACTGGTAACCAAGAACGGTATTCTCATTGTTGAATTCGCCAATCAGCGCAAGGCTGCCGGTCTTCCAAGGATGCAGGCCATCAGTGAAGCCGCGGTAAGCCGTTTTAGGCCCATTCTGATGACCAGCCTTTCGACCATTCTTGGCGCGGTACCCATTGCTCTTGCGCTGGGAGCCGGATCAGCCAGCCGGGTTTCAATGGGAACGGCCATTATCGGGGGGCTGACCTTTTCGACCCTGCTCACCCTTTACGTTGTTCCGGCAATGTACGACTATATCTCCGGACTGACAAGAACCGTTTCAAATGTGGCTGACCTGCAGGAAACCACCGGAAACCCAACAGAGAAAGATTAA
- a CDS encoding TolC family protein yields MQFKFRLLNILLAGFLVTSASPAALSQVLLPADAVNLALENNYSIRIARLEEEILQNNFTRGNAGFLPVAELSAGQNNSISNARQEYLTGQVNERDNAKSNSLSAGAALNWTLFDGLRMFNAYTLLRQQLQAGELRTRLQVENTIASVLGSYYNIVQLRQRVAVFDKAVALGEERVEIAREMLLLGSGSRLDLLQAEVDLNTDRSQLLEFQEMITGASITLNHLMARDAALTFAVEDTITIMPVLDYKTLESAMLRSNPQLLLSQLDIDMANRALLDIRGRRAPVIGMNLGYNFNNQNSESGFLKTSRTSGVNYGITANMSIFDGFSLNRQAQNARIGMESAALQQQAYTEQLKAELLSSYKTYSSKLQMVALERQNLETANINFEIAGERFRLGELSGIEYREAQKNLLAANERLISAVYEVRLLEISLMQLSGTILPE; encoded by the coding sequence ATGCAATTTAAGTTCAGATTATTGAATATCCTTCTGGCAGGATTTCTGGTTACTTCCGCCAGCCCTGCAGCCTTGTCACAGGTCCTTCTTCCCGCCGATGCGGTGAACCTGGCTTTGGAAAACAACTATTCAATCCGGATAGCCCGTCTTGAAGAAGAAATTCTGCAAAACAACTTTACGAGGGGGAACGCGGGATTTTTACCTGTAGCAGAGTTAAGCGCAGGGCAAAACAACAGTATCAGCAATGCAAGGCAGGAATACCTCACCGGGCAGGTGAATGAGCGCGATAATGCAAAATCGAACTCCCTGAGTGCAGGTGCTGCGCTCAACTGGACTTTGTTCGACGGTTTAAGGATGTTTAACGCTTACACCTTGCTGAGACAACAGCTACAGGCGGGGGAATTGCGCACACGCCTGCAGGTTGAAAATACCATTGCCTCGGTGCTGGGTTCATACTACAATATAGTTCAGCTCCGGCAAAGGGTGGCGGTATTTGATAAAGCAGTAGCCCTGGGTGAAGAGCGGGTTGAGATTGCACGTGAAATGCTGTTGCTTGGCTCCGGTTCGCGGCTCGACCTGTTGCAGGCCGAAGTCGACCTCAATACAGACCGTTCGCAACTGCTTGAATTCCAGGAAATGATTACCGGCGCTTCCATCACGCTGAATCATCTGATGGCCCGTGACGCGGCGCTGACTTTTGCAGTTGAAGATACCATCACCATTATGCCGGTTCTCGACTACAAAACGCTGGAAAGCGCCATGCTTCGCTCCAATCCGCAATTGTTGCTCAGTCAGCTCGATATTGACATGGCCAACCGTGCCTTGCTTGATATCAGGGGGAGGCGTGCGCCCGTTATCGGGATGAACCTTGGTTACAACTTCAATAATCAGAACAGTGAATCCGGATTTTTAAAGACCAGCCGGACCTCCGGGGTCAATTACGGGATTACTGCCAATATGAGCATTTTTGATGGCTTCAGCCTCAACCGCCAGGCGCAGAACGCCCGGATCGGGATGGAAAGCGCGGCCCTTCAGCAACAGGCTTATACCGAGCAGCTTAAAGCCGAATTGCTCTCTTCGTATAAGACATACAGCAGCAAGCTGCAGATGGTTGCGCTGGAACGTCAGAACCTCGAAACGGCAAACATCAATTTTGAAATTGCCGGGGAGCGTTTCAGGCTGGGCGAGTTGTCCGGCATCGAATACCGCGAAGCTCAGAAGAACCTCCTGGCAGCCAATGAACGGCTGATCAGCGCGGTGTATGAAGTGCGGTTACTTGAAATATCGCTGATGCAGCTGAGCGGGACCATTCTGCCGGAATAA
- the rpsO gene encoding 30S ribosomal protein S15 → MYLTSEVKKNIFSEHGKTAADTGSAEGQIALFTHRIQHLTGHLKINKNDKVTERSLVRLVGKRRRLLDYLKEKDIERYREIIKKLNIRK, encoded by the coding sequence ATGTACTTAACTTCAGAAGTAAAAAAGAATATTTTCAGTGAGCATGGTAAAACTGCTGCCGACACAGGTTCTGCCGAAGGTCAGATTGCCCTTTTTACCCATCGCATTCAGCACCTTACCGGTCATCTCAAGATCAACAAGAACGACAAAGTGACCGAACGCTCACTGGTCAGGCTCGTAGGTAAACGCAGAAGGTTGCTCGATTACCTGAAGGAGAAAGACATTGAACGTTACAGGGAGATTATTAAGAAGCTCAATATCAGGAAATAA
- a CDS encoding polyribonucleotide nucleotidyltransferase yields the protein MQGIVKTFDIGDGRSISIETGRLAKQADGAVVVKMGDTMLLATVVARKEAGENVDFMPLSVEYREKYAAAGRFPGGFFKREARPSDYEILIARLVDRALRPLFPDDFHAETQVIITLISADENILPDALAGLAASAALAVSDIPFNGPISEVRVARIDGKFVVNPHTKDIPLADLDIMVAASMDNIMMVEGEMKEVSEADMIEAIKFAHEHIKIQCRAQLELAAMVEKANPKRTYCHETNDAELKEKLHAFAYQRIVDIASNPTAKHERSDAFAAIKEEFIATLDPEEAKEKEFMISRYYHDVEKEAVRNVILDKRQRLDGRKLDQIRPIWCEVDYLPAVHGSAIFTRGETQSLTTVTLGTKLDEQVIDGAVIEEKINFILHYNFPPFSTGEVKRIMGTSRREIGHGNLALRALKPMIPNGEENPYTIRVVSDILESNGSSSMATVCAGTMALMDAGVKIRKPVSGIAMGLISDTKTSRFAVLSDILGDEDHLGDMDFKVTGTVDGITACQMDIKVDGMPYEVLAQALEQAKAGRLHILGEMMKAISTPREDYKPHVPRIVKMTIPKEFIGAVIGPGGKVIQEMQRETGSTIVIEEVGDFGIIDIVSNNKESIEAVKDKIKRIVAIPEIGTVYHGVVKNITTFGAFVEVLPGKDGLLHISEIEHRRLDKVESALKVGDEIDVKLIDIDSKTGKLKLSRKVLLPKPEPDQK from the coding sequence ATGCAAGGAATAGTAAAAACTTTCGACATCGGGGATGGAAGGTCCATCTCCATTGAGACCGGTCGGTTGGCCAAGCAAGCTGATGGTGCCGTTGTAGTAAAAATGGGCGACACTATGTTACTGGCTACTGTGGTTGCCAGAAAAGAGGCCGGCGAAAATGTCGACTTTATGCCCCTCTCGGTGGAATACCGGGAGAAATACGCCGCTGCCGGACGTTTTCCCGGTGGCTTTTTTAAACGTGAAGCCCGTCCATCGGACTATGAAATTCTGATAGCCCGCCTTGTTGACAGGGCGCTGCGTCCGCTCTTCCCGGATGATTTTCATGCTGAAACCCAGGTGATCATTACCCTGATCTCAGCCGATGAGAACATATTGCCCGATGCGCTCGCAGGACTGGCGGCTTCCGCTGCCCTTGCCGTGTCGGATATCCCCTTCAACGGACCGATTTCTGAGGTCAGGGTCGCCCGCATCGATGGCAAATTTGTAGTGAACCCCCATACCAAAGATATTCCGCTGGCCGATCTCGATATCATGGTTGCCGCTTCCATGGACAATATCATGATGGTTGAAGGCGAAATGAAGGAAGTTTCGGAAGCCGATATGATCGAAGCAATTAAGTTTGCGCATGAGCACATTAAAATCCAGTGCCGTGCCCAGCTTGAACTGGCTGCAATGGTTGAAAAGGCCAATCCCAAACGTACCTATTGCCACGAAACCAATGATGCGGAACTGAAAGAGAAACTGCATGCATTTGCCTATCAGCGTATTGTTGATATCGCCAGCAATCCTACCGCCAAGCATGAGCGTTCCGACGCTTTCGCCGCAATCAAGGAGGAGTTTATTGCCACCCTCGATCCGGAGGAAGCCAAAGAGAAGGAATTCATGATCTCCCGTTATTATCATGATGTGGAGAAAGAAGCCGTCAGAAACGTTATTCTTGACAAACGTCAGCGGCTCGACGGACGCAAACTGGATCAGATCCGGCCCATCTGGTGCGAGGTAGACTATTTGCCTGCCGTACACGGATCAGCCATCTTCACCCGCGGCGAAACCCAGTCGCTTACCACGGTTACCCTGGGTACCAAGCTTGATGAGCAGGTTATCGACGGAGCCGTGATTGAAGAAAAGATCAATTTCATCCTGCATTATAATTTTCCGCCATTCTCAACCGGTGAGGTAAAACGCATCATGGGAACCAGCCGCCGCGAAATCGGTCACGGTAACCTGGCGCTTAGGGCTTTGAAACCCATGATTCCCAACGGGGAAGAAAATCCTTATACCATCCGCGTGGTCAGCGATATCCTTGAGTCGAACGGATCTTCGTCAATGGCAACCGTTTGTGCCGGTACCATGGCCTTGATGGACGCAGGGGTAAAGATCAGAAAGCCGGTCTCCGGTATTGCCATGGGACTGATCTCGGATACCAAAACCAGCCGTTTTGCCGTACTGAGCGATATTCTTGGCGATGAAGACCACCTTGGAGATATGGACTTCAAGGTTACCGGTACCGTTGACGGCATCACCGCCTGCCAGATGGACATCAAGGTTGACGGGATGCCCTATGAGGTGCTTGCACAGGCGCTCGAACAGGCAAAAGCCGGCAGGCTGCACATCCTGGGCGAGATGATGAAGGCCATCAGCACCCCCCGTGAGGATTACAAACCGCATGTGCCGCGTATCGTAAAAATGACCATCCCGAAGGAATTTATCGGCGCTGTGATTGGCCCCGGCGGTAAGGTTATTCAGGAAATGCAACGCGAAACAGGATCAACCATCGTGATTGAAGAAGTCGGAGATTTCGGAATCATCGATATTGTTTCCAACAACAAGGAGTCGATTGAGGCCGTGAAGGATAAAATCAAACGCATTGTTGCCATCCCTGAAATCGGAACCGTTTACCACGGTGTTGTTAAGAACATCACCACTTTCGGCGCCTTTGTAGAGGTATTGCCCGGAAAGGACGGACTGCTGCACATTTCTGAGATTGAGCACAGGCGCCTTGATAAAGTGGAAAGTGCGCTGAAGGTAGGTGACGAAATCGACGTCAAGCTGATTGATATTGACAGTAAAACCGGAAAACTGAAGCTTTCGCGTAAAGTTTTGCTGCCTAAACCGGAGCCGGATCAGAAATAA
- a CDS encoding sigma-70 family RNA polymerase sigma factor, with amino-acid sequence MRQLKITKQVTNRETASLDKYLQEIGKVELITADEEVALAQRIKQGDRAALEKLTKANLRFVVSVSKQYQNQGLSLPDLINEGNLGLIKAAQRFDETRGFKFISYAVWWIRQSILQALAEQSRIVRLPLNKIGSINKINKAYARLEQEYEREPNYDEIAGLLEISENEVKESMRNSGRHVSMDAPLVQDEDNNMYDVLRSEDGPTPETELLYESLRKEIERAVSTLTPREADVIRLYFGLGGEHPLTLEEIGERFDLTRERVRQIKEKAIRRLKHTSRSKILKTYLG; translated from the coding sequence ATGAGGCAACTAAAGATTACCAAACAGGTAACCAATCGCGAAACAGCTTCGCTGGATAAGTATCTTCAGGAGATAGGAAAAGTTGAGCTGATCACTGCCGATGAAGAAGTAGCGCTGGCCCAGCGTATTAAGCAGGGCGACCGTGCCGCACTTGAAAAACTGACCAAAGCAAATCTGAGGTTCGTTGTTTCCGTTTCAAAACAATACCAGAATCAGGGCTTAAGCCTGCCCGACCTGATCAACGAGGGGAACCTTGGCCTGATTAAGGCTGCGCAGCGTTTCGACGAAACCCGCGGATTCAAGTTTATCTCTTACGCCGTATGGTGGATCAGGCAGTCCATCCTGCAGGCGCTGGCCGAACAGTCGCGTATTGTGAGGCTTCCGCTTAACAAGATCGGATCCATCAACAAGATCAACAAGGCCTATGCCAGGCTGGAGCAGGAATACGAGCGCGAACCCAATTACGATGAAATCGCCGGGCTGCTCGAGATCAGCGAGAATGAGGTAAAAGAGTCGATGCGCAACTCGGGCCGGCATGTTTCCATGGACGCACCTTTGGTGCAGGACGAGGACAACAACATGTACGATGTGCTGCGCAGCGAGGACGGCCCTACGCCTGAAACAGAACTGCTCTACGAATCACTCCGCAAGGAGATAGAGCGGGCCGTTTCAACCCTTACCCCGCGCGAGGCTGATGTTATCCGGTTATATTTCGGATTGGGCGGCGAGCATCCGCTTACCCTCGAAGAGATCGGGGAGCGTTTCGACCTTACCCGCGAGCGCGTAAGGCAGATCAAGGAAAAAGCCATCCGGAGGCTGAAACACACCTCCAGGAGCAAAATCCTGAAAACTTATCTTGGATAG
- the rpe gene encoding ribulose-phosphate 3-epimerase — MTHLIAPSLLSADFTRLGEDIEMVNRSEADWFHVDVMDGVFVPNISFGMPVIKAIGKIAKKPLDVHLMIVQPERYFDTFRDLGTYCLSIHAEAVTHLHRAVHQIRELGMKAGVVLNPHTPVSVLEEIITEIDLVLLMSVNPGFGGQKFIEGTYGKIGKLKKLISSSGSSALIEVDGGVDLNNAGKLIAAGADVLVAGNTVFSSADPAGTISKLKNTVPV, encoded by the coding sequence ATGACACACCTGATCGCCCCCTCTTTACTTTCTGCCGATTTTACCCGTTTGGGTGAAGATATAGAAATGGTTAACCGCAGCGAAGCCGACTGGTTTCATGTGGATGTGATGGATGGGGTTTTCGTGCCCAACATCTCATTCGGGATGCCGGTGATCAAAGCCATTGGCAAAATAGCCAAAAAGCCGCTTGATGTGCACCTGATGATTGTTCAGCCCGAGCGTTATTTCGATACTTTCCGCGACCTGGGTACTTACTGTCTTAGTATACATGCCGAAGCTGTCACACATCTCCACAGAGCTGTGCATCAGATAAGGGAGCTGGGGATGAAAGCAGGGGTGGTGCTGAACCCGCACACACCCGTTTCTGTGCTTGAGGAAATCATCACCGAAATTGACCTGGTGCTGCTGATGTCGGTAAATCCCGGGTTCGGGGGGCAGAAGTTCATTGAAGGGACTTACGGAAAGATCGGAAAGCTGAAAAAGCTTATTTCTTCATCCGGATCATCCGCTCTTATTGAGGTTGACGGAGGCGTTGACCTCAACAATGCAGGAAAACTGATTGCTGCCGGGGCAGACGTGCTGGTGGCCGGCAATACGGTTTTTTCCTCGGCAGATCCTGCCGGCACGATCAGTAAGCTGAAAAATACAGTGCCAGTCTGA
- a CDS encoding nitroreductase family protein, with the protein MELIHAIENRVSVRSFTAEPVGRKDLEELVRRAGLAPSINNSQPWKFVVITKRELLKEMAAAVSNALGELPVKDKEDLNHAFLSRIEWYSTFFEDAPAVIALLMKPYISVLEKGADLTHEEIDNIRNRPDMQTAGAAIQNILLSAVDLGLGACWMSAPMIARPALESLLQVEEPYKLITFVAVGKIFGAPARKSKKSVGEIIRFID; encoded by the coding sequence ATGGAACTCATACATGCAATTGAAAACCGTGTAAGTGTCCGCAGTTTTACCGCGGAACCTGTCGGCAGAAAAGACCTCGAAGAACTGGTAAGGCGTGCAGGCCTGGCGCCGAGTATCAACAATTCACAGCCCTGGAAATTTGTGGTAATCACAAAGCGTGAGTTGCTGAAAGAAATGGCGGCAGCAGTTTCAAACGCACTGGGAGAACTTCCGGTAAAGGACAAGGAAGACCTCAATCATGCCTTTCTTTCCAGGATTGAATGGTATTCCACCTTTTTCGAAGATGCACCGGCCGTGATCGCATTGCTGATGAAACCATATATCTCGGTGCTTGAGAAAGGGGCGGATCTCACACACGAAGAAATTGACAACATACGCAACCGCCCTGATATGCAGACAGCCGGTGCCGCCATTCAGAATATCCTGCTTTCGGCCGTTGATCTGGGACTGGGCGCCTGCTGGATGAGTGCACCCATGATTGCCAGGCCTGCGCTGGAATCGCTGTTGCAGGTTGAAGAGCCTTATAAACTGATCACTTTCGTCGCTGTGGGCAAAATCTTCGGGGCTCCGGCAAGGAAGTCAAAAAAGTCAGTGGGTGAAATTATCCGGTTTATTGATTAA
- a CDS encoding aminoacyl-histidine dipeptidase, giving the protein MSEALNRLKPARLWHYFEEICKVPRPSKKEEKIAAYIVAFGQKAGLETIVDETGNILIRKPASPGMENRKSVVLQSHIDMVCEKNSETLHDFESDPIQPYIDGEWVKAHGTTLGADDGIGIAAQLALLEADDIAHGPIECLFTVDEETGLTGAFGLKPDLLNSRILLNLDSEDEGEIFIGCAGGKDTVIAMNYSKVPVGANQAGYVVKVSGLKGGHSGDDINKGLGNANKILNRLLWEANRRFEMRLSKFDGGNLRNAIAREATAIVTLPKRFTRDFEEFASKFSSTVRNELKITEPGLNLQFKACDLPDYLFDISTQERLLNALYACPHGVIAMSADIPNFVETSTNLASVKTLENKIEITTSQRSSVESAKDNIANMVVAVFNLAGGKSVHSDGYPGWTPNPKSEVLEISRNAYHRLFDAEPKVLAIHAGLECGLVGEKYPGMDMISYGPTIKGAHSPDERLLIPTVQKFWDLTLEILKNIPETEVS; this is encoded by the coding sequence ATGAGCGAAGCGTTAAACCGGCTGAAACCAGCCAGATTGTGGCATTATTTCGAAGAGATTTGCAAAGTGCCGCGTCCTTCCAAAAAGGAAGAAAAAATTGCCGCCTATATTGTTGCTTTCGGCCAAAAGGCAGGTCTTGAAACCATTGTGGATGAAACCGGAAACATCCTGATCAGGAAACCTGCTTCACCGGGGATGGAAAACCGGAAATCTGTCGTACTGCAGAGCCACATTGATATGGTCTGCGAGAAAAACAGCGAAACCCTGCACGATTTTGAGTCCGATCCGATTCAGCCTTATATAGACGGTGAATGGGTAAAAGCGCACGGCACCACCCTTGGCGCCGACGACGGGATCGGCATTGCCGCACAACTTGCCTTGCTCGAGGCGGACGATATCGCCCACGGACCGATAGAGTGCCTGTTTACGGTGGATGAAGAAACCGGATTGACCGGCGCTTTCGGGCTGAAGCCCGATTTGCTCAACAGCCGGATTCTGCTCAACCTTGATTCAGAGGATGAAGGGGAAATATTTATCGGTTGCGCCGGCGGTAAAGATACCGTCATCGCCATGAATTATTCCAAAGTTCCGGTAGGTGCCAATCAGGCTGGTTATGTTGTGAAAGTAAGCGGATTGAAAGGGGGACATTCAGGAGACGATATCAATAAAGGGCTCGGCAATGCAAACAAGATACTCAACCGCTTGCTTTGGGAAGCAAATCGTCGTTTCGAAATGCGCCTCTCGAAATTTGACGGGGGTAACCTCAGAAATGCAATTGCCCGTGAAGCAACTGCCATTGTTACCCTGCCGAAGCGTTTCACCCGGGATTTTGAAGAATTTGCATCGAAATTCAGTTCTACTGTCAGGAATGAGCTGAAAATAACCGAACCGGGCCTCAACCTACAGTTCAAGGCTTGCGATCTGCCCGATTATCTTTTCGACATTTCTACCCAGGAGCGTTTACTGAATGCCCTTTATGCATGCCCCCACGGTGTTATAGCAATGTCGGCCGACATCCCGAATTTCGTGGAGACCTCAACCAATCTGGCCTCAGTCAAAACCCTTGAAAATAAAATTGAGATTACCACCAGCCAGCGCAGCTCGGTGGAATCGGCCAAGGACAATATTGCCAATATGGTGGTTGCGGTTTTCAACCTGGCCGGTGGCAAATCGGTACATTCCGATGGCTATCCGGGCTGGACTCCCAATCCGAAATCGGAGGTGCTGGAGATCTCCCGCAATGCTTACCACAGGCTGTTTGATGCAGAACCCAAAGTGCTGGCCATCCATGCAGGGCTTGAATGCGGTCTGGTAGGGGAGAAGTACCCGGGAATGGATATGATTTCCTATGGTCCGACCATCAAAGGCGCCCATTCACCCGATGAAAGGCTGCTGATCCCTACCGTACAGAAGTTCTGGGATCTGACCCTGGAAATACTGAAGAATATTCCCGAAACGGAAGTGAGTTAA